The following is a genomic window from Cucurbita pepo subsp. pepo cultivar mu-cu-16 unplaced genomic scaffold, ASM280686v2 Cp4.1_scaffold000713, whole genome shotgun sequence.
CAAGTATCGAATATAGATTTCAAATACAGGGTATGGATCGTTACATTAATAGTATATCAACTTTATTAGAAATGGATGAATATAAGATCCAAAGTTGATAATTAGGGTAATAAAACACATATTAAGTTGGCAATTAAGCCATTACAATTGATGTCTCCAAAGCAATCTTTCCAGAAAGCcttctgttcttcatcttctcatCCACTTCCCACAGCTCTGGCAATGCTTCTCTTATATTATGAATGCTTTCCAGTGCATAATCCACTCCATTTCCTCTGTTTGATGATCCAACCTGCAAAACccatttctttgattcttaaaTTTCTGTTTGGATTCCGAGAAAATTCTCCAATTTTCTCACTTTCCATGATTCTGCTCGAGAAAATGAGTATGAACTCACCAGCACTGTGTGGAGGCCAATGGATTTCCCTGTCTTTATGTTGCGGATGCTATCATCGAAGAAGAGCTGCAAAACCCATCATTTAAATCTCTGGTTTTACATTCAGAAAATGAGGTGAAAGGGAAGTTTCTTACTGTTCTTTTGGGGTCAATGTTGGCTATTTTGAGTGCTGATTCAAATGCATTTGGGGACGGTTTGCAGAGAATCGGTGTGGCGGGGAGCGGCGGAGGAGTGTCGTTGTCGATGTCGATGTCGATGTCCCCGGCCGAGCTTTTTGAATCGGATTCAGAGCCATCATTAGAGGAGTTGAGAGTCTCAAAGCATATGATCCTATCAAAACAACCCTCCAAACCAAGCCTATTTAGAACTTTAGCAACATGAACATCGTCCGCGTTCGAGAAGATCTGTTTCATAGCCAAAACAacttgttaggaatcacggatctccacgatagtatgatattgagcataaactctcgtggctttgttttgagcttccccatgctcattccctaaattagccaacgtgggactccctcccaacaatcctctcctcgaacaaagtataccatagagcctcccatGAGGTCTATGTAGCCCttgaatagcctccccttaatcgaggctcaacttcTTGCTctagagccctcaaacaaagtacactacaccctttgttcgacccATGAGTCACTTATGACACACCTTTGAGACTCACCTCCCCTGAGGTCTATGTAGCCCTCGAatagtctccccttaatcaaggctcgactcctccTCTAGagtctcaaacaaagtacaccctttgttcgatacatgagtcacttttgactacaccttcgagcctcacaacttctttgttcgacatttaaggattctattgacatggctaaattaagggcatggctctgataccatgttatgAATCACGATCCTCACCTTGAGTTGGGTTTTCCCA
Proteins encoded in this region:
- the LOC111785757 gene encoding uncharacterized protein LOC111785757, coding for MECKNQQSHQSRPQKYECLLFDVDDTLYPLTSGLSKQCTKNIEEYMVQQLGIEKDGVAEMNQFLYRNYGTSMAGLKAIGYEFDNDHYHSFVHGRLPHHNLKRDPVLRALLLSLPIRKVIFSNADDVHVAKVLNRLGLEGCFDRIICFETLNSSNDGSESDSKSSAGDIDIDIDNDTPPPLPATPILCKPSPNAFESALKIANIDPKRTLFFDDSIRNIKTGKSIGLHTVLVGSSNRGNGVDYALESIHNIREALPELWEVDEKMKNRRLSGKIALETSIVMA